Proteins from a single region of bacterium:
- a CDS encoding DolP-mannose mannosyltransferase gives MDQQISSRLFDRRNLFVITLLVAAVIYCQFQFWKQPTRGDWSVWDYVAQVTARGGVPYRDVVEIKTPLSAYIGAVAIKFAEPFRVRDILAIRAVYVFLAMLTSSFTFLIAHDYFKSRRTGLLAAMLMLTFNSFGLFNNSGVQPKTLMILFGLLVLWAIRKDRPLTAGVFSMLSALSWQPGLLFTGVAGLAFSRYLTNWRDRKVVRLLIGAAIPLVILLLYFWIAGALLEFYRWCFHYTLTVYGPSEAHTPGHFLQHFVGLVSYHYAGETYYFCLAAVGLAFVVVRELWLFRRDTKHFLDRSYDHALWISTLVYVLFCMVDIQGGPDIIPLLPFVAIFFAVLIVFGLDKAALRIRPIAFAAVMLVVFFLSVADSFQFQVGFPTLDDQDKKVTEIVSHLEPEDKIFVHGQTELLVLSGLTNASKYIRFDHGKDTYLNNVEPGGFDGWFKRLKAERPKVVGLSRLGGVGQSAEIERWVRNSYELREGK, from the coding sequence TCGTCGCGTCTCTTCGACCGGCGCAACCTGTTCGTCATCACGCTGCTAGTGGCCGCTGTAATTTATTGCCAGTTTCAATTCTGGAAACAACCCACGCGCGGCGACTGGTCTGTCTGGGATTATGTCGCTCAGGTGACCGCCCGCGGCGGCGTTCCTTATCGCGACGTCGTCGAAATCAAGACTCCGCTTTCAGCATATATCGGCGCGGTGGCAATCAAGTTCGCTGAGCCGTTCCGTGTCCGTGACATCCTGGCCATCCGCGCCGTTTACGTTTTTCTTGCTATGCTCACCTCCAGCTTTACCTTCCTGATAGCTCATGACTATTTCAAAAGCCGCCGCACGGGCCTGCTTGCCGCAATGCTTATGCTTACGTTCAACTCCTTCGGCTTATTCAACAATAGCGGGGTTCAACCGAAAACACTGATGATATTGTTCGGGCTTCTGGTGTTGTGGGCCATACGCAAAGACCGGCCACTCACAGCCGGAGTTTTCAGCATGCTTTCTGCATTGAGCTGGCAGCCGGGGCTGTTGTTTACCGGCGTTGCAGGGCTTGCTTTTTCCCGTTATTTGACGAACTGGCGCGATAGAAAAGTGGTCCGGTTACTGATCGGCGCGGCGATTCCACTCGTAATTCTGCTTTTGTATTTCTGGATCGCTGGCGCGCTGTTGGAGTTTTACCGGTGGTGCTTTCACTATACCTTGACCGTTTACGGGCCCAGCGAAGCCCATACGCCGGGACATTTCCTCCAGCATTTCGTTGGCCTGGTCAGCTACCATTACGCCGGCGAAACTTATTACTTCTGTCTTGCCGCAGTGGGACTAGCCTTTGTAGTTGTCAGGGAACTTTGGCTGTTCCGGCGAGACACAAAACATTTTCTGGATCGGTCGTATGATCATGCATTGTGGATTTCAACGCTGGTGTATGTTCTGTTCTGCATGGTTGACATACAAGGTGGGCCGGATATTATTCCGCTGCTGCCGTTTGTCGCGATCTTCTTTGCTGTTTTAATCGTATTCGGGCTTGACAAAGCAGCTCTCCGCATCCGCCCTATCGCATTTGCAGCGGTAATGCTGGTGGTATTTTTTCTCAGCGTTGCAGATTCTTTCCAGTTTCAGGTTGGATTCCCTACGTTGGACGATCAGGACAAGAAAGTCACGGAAATTGTTTCGCACCTTGAACCGGAGGATAAGATATTTGTGCATGGACAGACCGAGCTGCTCGTGCTTTCCGGATTAACGAACGCCAGCAAATACATTCGCTTTGATCATGGAAAGGATACTTATCTGAACAACGTGGAGCCTGGTGGCTTCGATGGATGGTTCAAGCGCTTGAAAGCGGAACGGCCAAAAGTAGTCGGGCTTTCCCGGTTGGGCGGTGTGGGACAGAGTGCCGAAATCGAGCGATGGGTCCGAAACAGCTATGAACTTCGCGAGGGCAAGG